Proteins co-encoded in one Acyrthosiphon pisum isolate AL4f unplaced genomic scaffold, pea_aphid_22Mar2018_4r6ur Scaffold_317;HRSCAF=737, whole genome shotgun sequence genomic window:
- the LOC103310971 gene encoding uncharacterized protein LOC103310971, protein MGHMKIVSKEESQPSAAFYLPHHPVMKLSSLTTKLRVVFDASAKNDLVTILMRFRKHQVVIKADVEKMFRQIRVAEEDQDWQRIVWRSQSDKALELYRLTTVTYGTTSASFMATNCLVSLSEEAKQKYPEASKIIRRDFYMDDLMTGASTVDECCQLQKQIDSILESAHLPLRKWCSNSTEVLERIGDSSDDPLFALQIGEDEIIKSLGLSWKPALDAFQFIVEQKAFMAKSTKRTLLSDLNRIFDPLGFLAPVLVRGKIFLQQLWQLKIEWDQQLPEELSNRWYTFYQEFNDLSYLPIPRKCIPYQSVEVEIHGFCDASEEAYGSAIYVRSKDCTGYWHSRLLCARTRVAPLKGSTIPRLELGGALTLTQLSIKVSEALEMDVKKFYLWTDSMVVLGWLNSQTCRLKTFVANRVEEILETTQPEQWRHVATSENPADILSRGTTPNNLQSMNLWWQGPHWLASEL, encoded by the exons atgggGCACATGAAAATAGTGAGCAAGGAAGAGAGCCAGCCAAGTGCCGCATTCTATCTACCACATCATCCAGTGATGAAGTTATCAAGTCTCACAACTAAGTTACGGGTCGTATTCGATGCATCAGCCAAAA ATGATTTAGTTACAATACTGATGCGATTCCGTAAACATCAGGTTGTCATAAAAGCAGACGTGGAGAAGATGTTCAGACAAATAAGGGTAGCTGAAGAAGACCAAGACTGGCAAAGGATAGTCTGGAGATCGCAGTCAGATAAAGCATTAGAATTGTATCGACTTACAACCGTAACTTATGGCACAACTTCAGCTTCATTTATGGCAACTAATTGTCTTGTCTCACTGTCCGAAGAAGCGAAACAGAAATACCCAGAAGCGTCAAAAATCATACGCCGTGATTTCTATATGGATGATTTGATGACCGGTGCCAGCACAGTTGATGAGTGCTGCCAGTTACAGAAGCAAATCGACTCAATTCTAGAATCAGCGCACCTTCCCTTGCGCAAATGGTGTTCGAATTCAACTGAGGTCTTAGAACGCATTGGAGATTCGAGCGACGACCCGTTATTTGCACTACAGATTGGTGAAGATGAAATAATCAAGTCATTGGGGCTTAGCTGGAAGCCAGCTTTGGACGCATTTCAATTCATAGTAGAGCAGAAAGCATTTATGGCTAAGTCGACAAAAAGAACGCTATTATCTGATCTAAATAGAATCTTTGACCCTCTAGGGTTCCTGGCGCCTGTACTGGTAAGAGGAAAAATATTCTTGCAGCAGCTTTGGCAGCTGAAAATAGAATGGGACCAACAGCTGCCAGAGGAATTGTCAAATAGATGGTATACGTTTTACCAAGAGTTTAATGATCTAAGTTATCTACCTATTCCGAGAAAGTGTATACCGTACCAATCTGTAGAAGTTGAAATCCATGGGTTTTGCGACGCATCGGAAGAGGCCTATGGATCTGCAATCTACGTACGAAGTAAGGATTGTACGGGCTACTGGCACTCCCGATTACTTTGTGCGAGGACACGCGTCGCGCCATTAAAAGGCTCGACAATACCAAGGCTTGAGCTGGGAGGAGCATTAACACTCACTCAGTTATCGATAAAGGTGTCCGAGGCCTTAGAGATGGATGTTAAAAAATTCTACTTATGGACTGATTCTATGGTAGTACTTGGATGGCTGAACTCACAAACTTGTAGATTAAAAACATTCGTGGCCAACCGGGTAGAAGAGATTCTAGAAACTACGCAGCCAGAGCAATGGAGGCATGTCGCAACAAGCGAAAATCCAGCTGATATTCTCTCTCGAGGAACAACGCCGAATAATCTTCAGAGCATGAACCTATGGTGGCAGGGACCACATTGGTTAGCGTCAGA ACTGTAG
- the LOC115035006 gene encoding uncharacterized protein LOC115035006: MKIHKSYRENVAELLQTEEIDVDIKNSLTFRQGDGVVTIKCPVDGKPSHLYVISHYKMSNIENVLVKDRWKFSEATIRLHTNDNHPLNTSLNQTIQSIFDTMLRDPKRETRKSKTPI; encoded by the exons ATGaagatt cacaaATCATACCGTGAAAATGTTGCTGAACTTTTACAAACCGAAGAAATTGATGTAGACATTAAGAATTCTTTAACTTTTAGACAAGGAGATGGTGTGGTTACAATAAAATGTCCTGTTGATGGCAAGCCGAGCCATCTATATGTAATCtcacattataaaatgtctaaCATAGAAAATGTGTTGGTGAAGGATAG atgGAAATTCAGCGAAGCTACCATTAGATTACACACAAATGACAACCATCCACTTAATACCAGTCTTAATCAAACAATACAGTCGATATTTGATACTATGCTAAGAGATCCCAAGCGTGAAACTCGCAAAAGCAAGACaccaatttga